A part of Misgurnus anguillicaudatus chromosome 6, ASM2758022v2, whole genome shotgun sequence genomic DNA contains:
- the LOC129433289 gene encoding histone H1-like: MAETAPVAAAPPAKAPKKKSAAKAKKTGPSVGDLIVKAVSASKERSGVSLAALKKALAAGGYDVEKKNARVKIAIKNLVTKGTLVQTKGTGASGSFKLNKKQAETKAKPAKKAAPKAKKPAAKKPAAAKKPKTAATKKTAAKKSPKKAAKKPAATAAKKATKSPKKAKKPAAPKKAAKSPKKAKAAKPKTTKPKAAKPKKAAPKKK, from the coding sequence ATGGCTGAAACCGCTCCAGTTGCTGCCGCCCCGCCGGCCAAAGCACCCAAGAAGAAATCCGCCGCTAAAGCCAAGAAAACCGGACCAAGTGTGGGTGACCTCATCGTCAAAGCCGTTTCGGCTTCCAAGGAGAGGAGCGGCGTCTCTCTCGCTGCCTTGAAGAAAGCGCTCGCCGCCGGTGGATACGACGTGGAGAAGAAAAACGCTCGCGTTAAGATCGCCATCAAGAACCTCGTGACTAAAGGCACTCTGGTCCAGACCAAGGGGACCGGCGCTTCCGGGTCTTTTAAATTGAACAAAAAGCAGGCAGAGACCAAGGCAAAACCGGCAAAGAAAGCCGCTCCTAAAGCAAAGAAGCCCGCAGCCAAGAAACCCGCCGCTGCCAAGAAGCCCAAGACTGCAGCGACAAAGAAGACCGCCGCTAAGAAATCACCCAAGAAAGCGGCGAAGAAACCAGCCGCCACCGCCGCTAAGAAGGCAACAAAGAGCCCCAAGAAAGCAAAGAAGCCAGCGGCTCCTAAGAAAGCAGCGAAGAGCCCCAAGAAAGCAAAGGCTGCTAAACCCAAGACGACAAAGCCCAAAGCAGCGAAGCCTAAAAAGGCAGCGCCCAAAAAGAAATAA
- the LOC129433319 gene encoding histone H2A produces the protein MSGRGKTGGKARAKAKTRSSRAGLQFPVGRVHRLLRKGNYGERVGAGAPVYLAAVLEYLTAEILELAGNAARDNKKTRIIPRHLQLAVRNDEELNKLLGGVTIAQGGVLPNIQAVLLPKKTEKPAKAK, from the coding sequence ATGAGCGGCAGAGGCAAAACCGGTGGCAAAGCCAGAGCAAAGGCTAAGACCCGTTCATCAAGAGCCGGGCTTCAGTTTCCCGTCGGCCGTGTTCACAGGCTTCTTCGCAAGGGTAATTACGGAGAACGCGTCGGTGCTGGAGCTCCAGTTTATCTCGCCGCTGTGCTCGAGTATCTTACTGCTGAGATCCTGGAGTTGGCTGGAAACGCCGCTCGTGACAACAAGAAGACTCGCATCATTCCCCGTCATTTACAACTGGCAGTGCGTAACGACGAGGAGCTGAACAAATTGTTGGGTGGTGTGACCATCGCTCAGGGCGGTGTGTTGCCCAACATCCAGGCTGTGTTGCTTCCGAAGAAGACCGAGAAACCCGCTAAAGCAAAGTAA
- the LOC141364265 gene encoding histone H3-like: protein MARTKQTARKSTGGKAPRKQLATKAARKSAPATGGVKKPHRYRPGTVALREIRRYQKSTELLIRKLPFQRLVREIAQDFKTDLRFQSSAVMALQESSEAYLVGLFEDTNLCAIHAKRVTIMPKDIQLARRIRGERA, encoded by the coding sequence ATGGCAAGAACAAAGCAGACCGCTCGAAAATCCACCGGAGGCAAAGCTCCCAGGAAGCAGCTCGCTACCAAAGCTGCCCGTAAGAGCGCCCCAGCTACCGGCGGTGTGAAGAAGCCTCATCGTTACAGGCCCGGTACCGTAGCTCTGAGAGAAATCCGCCGTTACCAAAAATCCACTGAGCTGTTGATCCGTAAGCTGCCTTTCCAGCGTCTGGTGAGAGAAATCGCCCAGGACTTCAAGACTGATCTGCGCTTCCAGAGCTCCGCCGTCATGGCCCTGCAGGAGTCCAGCGAAGCTTATTTGGTTGGCCTGTTTGAGGACACGAACCTGTGCGCCATCCACGCCAAGCGTGTCACCATCATGCCCAAAGACATTCAGCTGGCTCGCCGCATTCGTGGTGAACGCGCTTAA